From the Clostridiales bacterium FE2011 genome, one window contains:
- a CDS encoding alpha amylase C-terminal domain-containing protein: MDVGKLNAPYQITEIDPWLAPYEADIVLRMDRFKEKRRQLVDGAAFLSDFANGYLFFGFHRTKTGWVFREWLPGADEVRLMGDFNQWDRESHPLTRGENGVWEIVLPGEDSLQEGQNVKLWIRKGESWFERLPAYSTKVAMDPETSLLCTQVQDPEKEYAWTDAAFMAAAPDAPLIYEAHVGMSQDKEGIGTYREFAENVLPRVKDLGYNTIQLMAIQEHPYYGSFGYQVTNFFAAAHWYGDPEDLKYLVNTAHGMGIRVLLDVVHSHACPNVGEGLQFQDGTEDQYFLAGGQGWHPAWGTKLFNYGRTEVLHFLLSNLKYWQTQYHFDGFRFDGVTSMIYHDHGLGSAFTNYDMYFNLNTDLEALNYLQLANELIHEVNPNATTVAEDMSGMPGMCLPIEQGGIGFDYRLAMGEPDYWIKLLKDTRDEDWNVNSLWYEMTTRRPMEKVIGYCESHDQALVGDKTIIFRMADAEMYTGMMKEYHSLTMDRAIELHKIIRLYTMSLGGNGYLNFMGNEFGHPEWIDFPREGNGWSYKYCRRQWSLVDNPQLKFEWLNDFDKAMINLAKERKLLDDPNAVSLWIDPERKIITFSRGGLLFVFNFHNSYSEQQFFLHAHTTGEGSYRVILSTDEKRFGGAGLIDHDYIYQTTYTEGRGLGFDVYSPCRSAMVLERISE; this comes from the coding sequence ATGGATGTCGGAAAGCTGAACGCTCCCTATCAGATTACGGAGATTGATCCCTGGCTTGCCCCGTATGAGGCAGATATTGTTCTGCGCATGGACCGGTTCAAGGAAAAACGCCGGCAGCTGGTGGACGGGGCAGCTTTCCTGTCCGATTTTGCCAACGGATATCTTTTCTTTGGCTTCCACAGGACGAAAACCGGATGGGTTTTCCGGGAATGGCTTCCCGGTGCAGATGAAGTGCGCCTGATGGGCGACTTTAACCAATGGGACAGGGAATCCCATCCGCTGACCCGCGGAGAGAACGGCGTATGGGAAATTGTCCTTCCAGGAGAGGACAGCCTGCAGGAAGGACAGAACGTCAAACTGTGGATCCGGAAAGGTGAAAGCTGGTTTGAGCGGCTTCCGGCATACAGCACCAAGGTTGCGATGGATCCGGAAACCAGTCTGCTTTGCACACAGGTTCAGGATCCTGAAAAAGAGTACGCATGGACAGACGCGGCGTTTATGGCTGCAGCGCCGGACGCACCGCTGATCTATGAGGCTCATGTCGGCATGAGCCAGGACAAGGAGGGAATCGGTACCTACCGCGAATTCGCGGAAAACGTACTGCCCCGGGTAAAGGATCTCGGATACAACACCATACAGCTGATGGCCATCCAGGAACATCCCTATTACGGTTCCTTCGGCTATCAGGTGACAAACTTCTTTGCAGCCGCCCACTGGTACGGTGATCCGGAGGACCTGAAGTACCTGGTGAATACCGCGCACGGAATGGGAATCCGTGTGCTGCTGGACGTTGTACACAGCCATGCGTGTCCCAATGTGGGAGAGGGACTGCAGTTCCAGGACGGTACGGAGGATCAGTATTTCCTGGCCGGAGGACAGGGATGGCATCCTGCCTGGGGCACAAAGCTGTTTAATTACGGACGGACCGAAGTGCTTCATTTCCTGCTGAGCAACCTGAAATACTGGCAGACACAGTATCATTTTGACGGCTTCCGGTTCGACGGTGTAACCAGCATGATCTATCATGATCACGGACTGGGAAGCGCATTTACGAACTATGACATGTATTTCAACCTGAATACGGACCTGGAGGCGCTGAATTACCTGCAGCTTGCGAACGAACTGATCCACGAGGTCAATCCGAACGCAACCACGGTGGCGGAGGATATGAGCGGTATGCCGGGCATGTGCCTGCCGATTGAACAGGGAGGCATCGGGTTTGACTACAGGCTGGCCATGGGCGAACCCGATTACTGGATCAAGCTGCTGAAAGACACCCGGGACGAGGACTGGAACGTGAACAGCCTGTGGTACGAGATGACTACCCGCCGTCCCATGGAAAAAGTGATCGGATACTGCGAAAGCCACGACCAGGCGCTGGTGGGCGATAAAACAATCATATTCCGGATGGCAGACGCCGAGATGTACACGGGCATGATGAAGGAGTATCACTCCCTGACCATGGACCGGGCCATAGAACTGCACAAAATAATCCGCCTGTATACGATGAGCCTTGGGGGGAACGGATACCTGAATTTCATGGGAAACGAATTCGGTCATCCGGAATGGATTGATTTCCCGAGGGAAGGCAACGGCTGGAGTTACAAATACTGCCGGAGACAATGGTCCCTGGTGGATAATCCACAGCTGAAATTTGAATGGCTGAATGATTTTGACAAGGCAATGATCAACCTCGCGAAGGAACGGAAGCTTCTGGATGATCCGAACGCGGTGAGCCTGTGGATCGATCCTGAGAGGAAGATCATTACTTTCAGCCGGGGCGGTCTCCTGTTTGTGTTCAATTTCCACAACAGCTATTCCGAACAGCAGTTTTTCCTCCATGCCCATACCACGGGAGAAGGATCATACAGGGTAATCCTGAGCACGGATGAAAAACGCTTTGGCGGCGCCGGACTGATTGATCACGATTATATCTACCAGACAACCTATACAGAAGGACGCGGCCTGGGATTTGACGTATACAGTCCCTGCCGGTCAGCTATGGTTCTGGAAAGAATATCAGAGTAA
- a CDS encoding C40 family peptidase gives MKILKRICLLTAAVMILLTSAGMADRYHVLDAALSMLEEGNPFLTRYNEDTGAGIEARYPLGCPYFWGGRDTEKILKPAHPEQESDYYKTENQYLYGLDCAGFTRWVVEQAGYTPHDSISNLLNKNKYKEYVIYKAAKKTGNKRVEELNVGDILCIQHEDGSYHSAMFIGTLLDYGYTARSLPEDLRPYLHYPLLIHATGSSVYYERYRNYLEGQGDTTTQPPYGGVIVTLLDANPEDAAYHTPAVLDLETRCFDLEGYHLQVTDLSGEKQTRWIRWRQKPAR, from the coding sequence ATGAAGATTCTGAAGAGAATTTGCCTGCTGACTGCAGCTGTGATGATTCTGCTGACTTCCGCTGGAATGGCGGACAGATATCATGTTCTTGACGCCGCACTTTCCATGCTGGAGGAAGGGAATCCTTTCCTCACAAGGTATAACGAGGATACCGGAGCCGGCATTGAAGCGAGATATCCGCTGGGATGCCCGTATTTCTGGGGCGGACGGGACACAGAAAAGATACTGAAGCCTGCTCATCCGGAACAGGAATCGGATTATTACAAAACAGAGAATCAATATCTCTACGGCCTGGACTGTGCAGGCTTTACAAGATGGGTGGTTGAACAGGCGGGATATACGCCACATGATTCCATTTCCAACCTGCTGAACAAGAATAAATATAAAGAGTATGTGATTTACAAGGCAGCCAAAAAGACCGGAAACAAACGGGTGGAAGAACTGAACGTCGGCGATATCCTTTGCATTCAGCATGAGGATGGAAGCTATCATTCAGCCATGTTTATCGGTACCCTGCTGGATTACGGATATACAGCCCGGTCCCTGCCTGAGGACCTGCGGCCTTATCTTCACTATCCGCTGCTGATCCATGCAACCGGCAGCAGCGTCTATTATGAACGCTACAGGAACTATCTGGAAGGACAGGGGGACACAACGACCCAGCCGCCCTACGGAGGAGTTATTGTGACGCTGCTGGATGCGAATCCGGAAGACGCCGCCTATCATACGCCGGCGGTTCTTGACCTGGAAACCCGCTGTTTCGACCTGGAAGGATATCATCTGCAAGTGACGGATCTTTCCGGAGAAAAGCAGACACGGTGGATCCGCTGGAGGCAAAAACCCGCCCGGTAA
- a CDS encoding PIG-L family deacetylase, with protein MKKRTTLIVLLFLLVCICACAGAEEAEEAKEIKTGIEFSANGKSSNFEDMQDDDFRTYFPLKEKKGWLEIHSETPVGGVYVKLFEKNGAPVEYAIQVKAGDDEWETVAEGGQYLVHWHPLKEAVNDIRIAGNSKERIRIAELLLYTEGKKPGDVQDWQTIDKCDMMLLSAHPDDEILWFAGLLPTYAGERKLKVQLAVMAPTGGERKLELLHAIWHCGVTAYPEFIGLVDKNGKTVEGQYTAWKGKNRVLGLVTEVIRKHQPEVMVTHGENGEYGHGAHRTACAAAKECVKLAAKESKFPKSAKQYGTWQVKKLYLHEYKKNVIPCDWTVPLEAFGGKTGFEVAAEAFEFHRSQVRRNWQFEAVGPHDNTLFGLYFTKVGQDTGTGDFMENIQ; from the coding sequence GTGAAGAAAAGAACGACACTGATAGTGCTTCTATTTCTGCTCGTTTGCATATGTGCATGCGCCGGTGCAGAGGAAGCAGAGGAAGCGAAGGAAATCAAAACCGGGATCGAGTTTTCGGCCAACGGCAAATCCAGCAACTTTGAAGATATGCAGGATGATGATTTCAGAACCTACTTTCCATTGAAGGAAAAGAAGGGATGGCTGGAGATCCACAGCGAGACACCCGTGGGCGGCGTTTATGTGAAGCTGTTTGAGAAAAACGGAGCGCCGGTTGAGTACGCGATCCAGGTGAAAGCCGGTGACGACGAATGGGAGACGGTTGCCGAGGGCGGACAATATCTGGTTCACTGGCATCCGCTGAAAGAAGCAGTGAATGATATCCGCATCGCCGGGAACAGCAAAGAAAGGATCCGGATTGCCGAACTGCTGCTGTACACTGAAGGCAAAAAGCCCGGAGATGTCCAGGACTGGCAAACTATAGACAAATGCGACATGATGCTGCTGTCCGCCCATCCGGACGATGAGATCCTCTGGTTCGCCGGCCTGCTCCCGACCTATGCTGGCGAGAGAAAGCTGAAGGTGCAGCTGGCGGTGATGGCGCCGACAGGCGGAGAACGCAAACTGGAGCTGCTTCACGCCATCTGGCACTGCGGAGTGACGGCTTATCCGGAATTCATCGGGCTGGTGGATAAGAACGGGAAAACCGTGGAGGGACAGTATACGGCCTGGAAAGGAAAAAACCGGGTGCTGGGTCTTGTCACTGAAGTGATCCGGAAACATCAGCCGGAAGTGATGGTTACCCACGGTGAAAACGGTGAATACGGCCACGGTGCCCACAGGACGGCCTGCGCTGCGGCGAAGGAATGCGTGAAGCTTGCCGCAAAAGAAAGCAAGTTTCCCAAGAGCGCCAAGCAATACGGTACCTGGCAGGTCAAGAAACTCTACCTGCATGAATACAAGAAAAACGTAATTCCGTGTGACTGGACGGTACCGCTGGAAGCCTTTGGCGGAAAAACCGGCTTTGAAGTGGCGGCGGAAGCCTTTGAATTCCATCGCAGTCAGGTCCGGCGAAACTGGCAGTTTGAAGCGGTCGGTCCCCATGACAATACTCTGTTCGGACTGTATTTCACCAAAGTCGGACAGGACACGGGAACCGGTGATTTTATGGAAAATATTCAGTAA
- a CDS encoding class I SAM-dependent methyltransferase, which produces MSYELKSARYLAREILSCAVQSGDTVIDATMGNGHDTAFLCEAVGPSGHVYAFDIQEQAVASTEALLRRENLLDRADLFCCGHQHMDEHVSKPVRAVVFNLGWLPGGDHTVTTFWETTREAVSKALDLLLPGGVLVLCAYPGHPEGDRERHELTGFFAALSNKTYNVLHQRFLNAGPGAPECFVVQKQI; this is translated from the coding sequence ATGAGTTATGAATTGAAATCAGCCAGGTATCTGGCCAGGGAAATACTTTCCTGTGCGGTGCAGTCCGGGGATACCGTCATTGACGCCACCATGGGAAACGGTCATGATACCGCCTTCCTCTGTGAAGCAGTCGGTCCTTCGGGGCACGTATATGCTTTTGATATTCAGGAACAGGCTGTTGCCTCCACAGAAGCTCTTCTGCGCCGGGAAAACCTCCTGGACCGGGCGGATCTGTTCTGCTGCGGTCACCAGCATATGGACGAGCATGTCAGCAAACCCGTCAGGGCAGTGGTATTCAACCTGGGCTGGCTGCCCGGCGGAGACCATACGGTCACAACATTCTGGGAAACAACCCGGGAGGCAGTATCAAAAGCACTGGATCTCCTGCTGCCGGGCGGTGTGCTTGTCCTCTGTGCCTACCCCGGCCATCCGGAAGGAGACAGGGAACGCCACGAGCTGACTGGTTTCTTTGCCGCTTTGTCCAATAAAACCTACAATGTGCTCCATCAACGTTTTTTGAACGCAGGTCCCGGTGCTCCGGAATGCTTCGTGGTGCAGAAACAGATCTGA
- a CDS encoding alanine:cation symporter family protein, translating into MSASAAAAEEAGSGFLDHVANVNNAVNGVVWGVPALVLLAFVGILMTVLTKVFQVSHFGYWMKKTIGAVFHDKHVTSHTTDKSISQFQSLCTALAATVGTGNIVGVSGAILMGGPGAVFWMWVMAFIGMMTNYSENVLGIFYRRKNSKGEWSGGAMYYLRDGLGSKKGCKTLGRILAGLFSFFCLVAAFGIGNMTQVNAISGNMQNVFGIPTWVTGAIVMILVGLVVVGGLKRIASVTEKIVPFMVILYMIGTIAIFFINIGQIGSVFSSIFKGAFGMSAAAGGVVGYGMKLAIEWGMKRGVFSNEAGLGSSVMVHSNSNVKEPVKQGMWGIFEVFADTIVVCTLTAFAVLSSGIIDLNTGVLTEAFSSLTKNDLVATVFNKQFGVIGSSFIAISIALFAFSTVLGWSHYGTKACEYLLGEKNTVPYRVLFVLLVFGGAVMGDNLAWDLADTFNGLMMIPNLIGVIALSGVVAKITKNYVDRHLRGIQVEPMYSAFQDIQEEEEAAPPTDEDD; encoded by the coding sequence ATGAGCGCTTCTGCTGCTGCAGCAGAAGAAGCCGGCAGCGGTTTCCTGGATCATGTCGCGAATGTGAACAATGCCGTGAACGGCGTTGTCTGGGGAGTTCCCGCCCTGGTGCTGCTTGCATTTGTAGGCATCCTGATGACTGTGCTGACGAAGGTTTTCCAGGTGTCCCATTTCGGCTACTGGATGAAGAAAACCATCGGGGCTGTTTTCCATGACAAGCATGTGACCTCCCATACGACGGATAAGAGCATTTCACAGTTCCAGAGCCTGTGTACCGCCCTGGCGGCCACCGTCGGCACCGGCAACATCGTGGGTGTTTCCGGCGCTATCCTGATGGGCGGCCCCGGCGCTGTTTTCTGGATGTGGGTTATGGCCTTCATTGGCATGATGACCAACTATTCCGAAAATGTTCTCGGTATTTTCTACCGCCGCAAGAATTCCAAGGGCGAGTGGTCCGGCGGCGCCATGTATTATCTGCGTGACGGACTGGGCTCCAAAAAAGGATGCAAAACGCTGGGACGCATCCTGGCCGGCCTGTTCTCCTTCTTCTGCCTGGTTGCTGCTTTCGGTATCGGCAACATGACGCAGGTGAACGCCATTTCCGGCAATATGCAGAACGTGTTCGGCATTCCCACCTGGGTGACCGGCGCGATCGTGATGATTCTTGTCGGCCTGGTTGTGGTGGGCGGACTGAAGCGGATCGCTTCCGTTACAGAAAAGATCGTTCCTTTTATGGTGATCCTGTATATGATCGGCACGATTGCCATCTTCTTCATCAATATCGGCCAGATCGGTTCCGTGTTTTCCTCCATCTTCAAGGGCGCCTTTGGGATGAGTGCCGCGGCCGGCGGTGTTGTGGGATACGGCATGAAGCTGGCGATTGAATGGGGTATGAAACGCGGCGTCTTCTCCAACGAGGCCGGCCTTGGCTCATCTGTTATGGTGCACTCCAACTCCAACGTCAAGGAACCGGTCAAGCAGGGCATGTGGGGCATCTTTGAAGTGTTCGCCGATACTATCGTGGTCTGCACCCTGACTGCTTTCGCCGTGCTTTCCTCCGGTATTATCGATCTGAATACCGGTGTGCTGACAGAAGCCTTCAGCAGCCTGACCAAGAACGACCTGGTCGCCACTGTGTTCAACAAACAGTTTGGTGTGATCGGCTCCAGCTTTATCGCAATTTCCATCGCCCTGTTTGCGTTCTCCACCGTGCTGGGATGGAGCCACTACGGCACGAAAGCCTGTGAATACCTGCTGGGTGAGAAGAATACAGTTCCGTACCGTGTGCTCTTTGTGCTGCTGGTATTCGGCGGCGCGGTCATGGGAGACAACCTGGCCTGGGACCTGGCGGACACCTTCAACGGCCTGATGATGATCCCCAACCTGATCGGCGTCATCGCCCTGTCCGGCGTTGTGGCGAAGATCACAAAGAACTATGTGGACCGTCATCTGCGCGGCATCCAGGTAGAGCCGATGTATTCCGCCTTCCAGGACATCCAGGAAGAAGAGGAAGCGGCCCCGCCCACTGACGAGGACGACTGA
- a CDS encoding alpha-glucuronidase → MNLWLSKLGKTPPVTLRTPAETARFELESFFPHVPFNLCEQADMGDAYQITSGDNGSFSITGGITGLLYGAYRLIMDTLCGKALTGTVTSAPKYSLRMINCWDNADGEIERGYAGRSLFFRNGRLEYDTGRILTLGRLLASAGLNVLCINNVNVHYPAQLLLEDYLPDLAALADLFRPFGVRLMVSVDFSQPMRHGISTADPLDSAVQAWWKETAGRVYAAVPDLAGFLVKADSEGRPGPFTYGRNHAEGANMLAEALKPFGGVVVWRCFVYNCRQDWRDTKTDRPKAAWEHYAFLDGEFADNVILQVKHGPFDFQVREPLSPLLLGMKKTKLAMELQLAQEYTGHQIDLYTMIPMWKELYEELPADNIMSIAAVSNLGDDENYTGHPLAAVNLYTYGLLAWDPDVNAEEAVTRWCRLTYDFSESQEQTLVSLLLSSRRTYEKYTAPLGIGWMITPHDHYGPNPSGYEYDLWGTYHKADRNAVGIDRTHSGTGYLDQYPDDFRRKYENPAVCPDLFLLFYHRLPYDYRMRDGRTLIQRIYDDHFEGLEETRVMADRLLALPFPEPDASVIRDRMNRQLYNAREWCDIINTFFHRLSGAPDAHGRTIYA, encoded by the coding sequence ATGAATCTTTGGCTCAGTAAACTCGGCAAAACACCGCCTGTAACCCTTAGAACTCCTGCGGAAACCGCGCGTTTTGAACTGGAGAGCTTTTTCCCGCATGTCCCGTTTAATCTGTGTGAGCAGGCAGATATGGGTGATGCATACCAGATCACGTCCGGAGATAACGGTTCCTTCAGCATTACGGGCGGAATCACCGGCCTGCTGTACGGTGCATATCGCCTCATCATGGATACGCTTTGCGGAAAAGCTTTGACCGGTACTGTCACCTCAGCGCCGAAGTACTCCCTTCGGATGATCAATTGCTGGGATAACGCTGACGGGGAGATTGAGCGCGGCTATGCAGGCCGCAGTCTCTTTTTCAGGAACGGCCGCCTGGAATACGACACAGGCCGCATACTGACGCTCGGAAGGCTGCTGGCCTCCGCCGGGCTGAACGTTCTGTGCATTAACAATGTGAACGTCCATTACCCCGCCCAGCTGCTGCTGGAGGATTATCTTCCGGATCTGGCCGCCCTGGCGGATCTTTTCCGACCTTTCGGCGTACGTCTCATGGTTTCCGTGGATTTTTCCCAGCCCATGCGCCACGGCATTTCCACTGCTGATCCGCTGGATTCTGCCGTACAGGCCTGGTGGAAGGAAACCGCCGGCCGTGTATATGCTGCTGTTCCGGACCTTGCCGGTTTCCTGGTCAAGGCGGACAGTGAAGGACGCCCCGGTCCCTTTACCTATGGCCGGAATCACGCTGAAGGCGCCAATATGCTGGCGGAAGCGCTGAAACCTTTCGGAGGCGTTGTCGTCTGGCGCTGCTTTGTCTACAACTGCCGCCAGGACTGGCGTGACACTAAGACCGATCGTCCCAAGGCAGCATGGGAACACTATGCGTTCCTTGACGGAGAATTCGCGGACAACGTCATTCTCCAGGTCAAGCACGGTCCCTTTGATTTCCAGGTCCGGGAACCCCTCAGTCCCCTGCTTCTCGGGATGAAGAAAACAAAGCTGGCCATGGAACTGCAGCTGGCACAGGAATATACGGGCCATCAGATCGATCTGTACACGATGATCCCCATGTGGAAAGAACTTTATGAGGAACTGCCGGCGGACAACATCATGTCCATCGCGGCGGTTTCCAACCTGGGTGATGATGAGAACTATACAGGTCATCCGCTGGCCGCGGTAAACCTCTATACCTACGGCCTCCTTGCCTGGGATCCGGACGTGAATGCTGAGGAAGCCGTTACCCGCTGGTGCCGCCTGACCTATGATTTTTCGGAGAGCCAGGAACAGACTCTGGTCTCTTTACTTCTTTCTTCCCGCCGCACCTATGAAAAATATACTGCGCCCCTCGGCATCGGCTGGATGATTACACCCCATGATCATTATGGACCGAATCCTTCCGGCTATGAATATGATCTCTGGGGAACCTACCACAAAGCAGACCGGAACGCGGTTGGCATCGACCGCACGCATTCCGGCACTGGATACCTGGATCAGTATCCGGATGATTTCCGCAGGAAGTATGAAAATCCGGCAGTCTGTCCGGATCTGTTCCTGCTGTTCTATCACCGTCTTCCCTATGATTACCGTATGCGTGACGGCCGCACGCTGATTCAGCGGATCTATGATGATCATTTTGAAGGATTGGAAGAAACACGCGTGATGGCGGACAGGCTGCTTGCGCTGCCTTTCCCTGAACCCGATGCCTCCGTTATCCGCGACCGCATGAACCGGCAGCTGTATAACGCCCGGGAATGGTGTGATATCATCAACACCTTCTTCCACCGTCTCAGCGGTGCCCCGGACGCCCACGGACGTACCATCTATGCCTGA
- a CDS encoding cation:proton antiporter has translation MNWLNRGDSAVPATIISIALMLAAGFLMTRITKKLRLPNVTAYIVGGILAGPFVLNLIPQTIVEGTSFLPDIALAFIAFSTGEFFRLSALKKNGGKVVTITVLESCGAAILVFLTCHLILGLNFAFSVVLGALATATAPASTIMTIRQTGAKGDFVETLLQVVALDDVVGLVLYSMAISLATAVFSSTGFQVSAVLIPLGKNLLLLLLGCLFGLILKWLVGTRRSTDNRLIIAIAVLFSYCGICAVIDVSPLLGCMAMGMVYINTTEDERMFRQLNYFSPPILLLFFFRSGLSFDLGSLFNQSESVGAVPLLIVGVIYFLVRILGKYVGAWSGCHLAGKSPKVRNFLGLALIPQAGVAIGLAALGARELGGEMGHALETIILSSSVLYELIGPGAAKLSLWLSGSYSNELEDLAQVPETTETGEKKSELELLIERIQKIQSELPAHSENENEKAFTEAAEEYYRDQTQPQPRSRRRGPRRDIF, from the coding sequence ATGAACTGGCTGAACAGGGGCGATTCTGCCGTACCGGCGACAATCATCTCCATTGCGCTGATGCTGGCCGCGGGCTTCCTGATGACCCGGATTACCAAAAAGCTGCGTCTGCCCAATGTCACCGCCTATATTGTCGGCGGTATTCTCGCAGGTCCTTTTGTCCTGAATCTGATCCCGCAGACAATTGTTGAAGGAACATCCTTTCTTCCTGATATAGCTCTGGCTTTTATTGCCTTCAGCACCGGTGAGTTTTTCCGTCTTTCCGCCCTGAAGAAGAACGGCGGCAAAGTCGTCACCATTACAGTGCTGGAATCCTGCGGCGCCGCCATTCTCGTTTTCTTGACCTGTCATCTGATTCTCGGTCTGAACTTCGCCTTCTCCGTAGTTCTCGGAGCGCTGGCAACCGCTACTGCTCCGGCATCCACGATCATGACCATCCGCCAGACCGGGGCAAAAGGTGATTTTGTCGAAACCCTGCTCCAGGTGGTTGCCCTGGATGACGTCGTCGGTCTGGTGCTCTATTCCATGGCCATTTCCCTGGCGACTGCGGTTTTCTCAAGCACCGGTTTCCAGGTCTCCGCAGTGCTGATTCCCCTGGGCAAGAACCTCCTGCTGCTCCTGCTTGGCTGCTTATTCGGCCTGATTCTGAAATGGCTCGTCGGCACACGGCGCAGCACGGATAACCGCCTGATTATCGCCATAGCCGTGCTGTTTTCCTATTGCGGCATCTGCGCCGTCATCGACGTATCCCCGTTGCTGGGCTGCATGGCCATGGGGATGGTTTACATCAACACCACAGAGGATGAACGCATGTTCCGCCAGCTGAACTATTTCAGCCCGCCGATCCTGCTGCTCTTCTTTTTCCGCAGCGGCCTGTCCTTTGACCTGGGATCGCTGTTCAACCAGTCGGAAAGCGTCGGAGCCGTTCCGCTGCTTATTGTCGGTGTAATCTATTTCCTTGTCCGCATCCTCGGCAAGTATGTCGGCGCCTGGTCCGGCTGCCACCTTGCCGGGAAATCGCCGAAAGTCCGTAATTTCCTTGGCCTTGCGCTGATCCCCCAGGCCGGCGTAGCCATCGGTCTGGCCGCCCTGGGCGCCCGGGAGCTCGGCGGCGAAATGGGGCACGCGCTGGAAACAATCATTCTCTCTTCCAGTGTCCTGTATGAATTGATCGGTCCCGGCGCAGCCAAACTGTCCCTGTGGCTCTCCGGTTCCTATTCCAATGAACTGGAAGACTTGGCCCAGGTTCCCGAAACCACAGAAACCGGCGAAAAGAAATCCGAACTGGAACTGCTCATCGAACGGATTCAGAAAATCCAGAGTGAGCTTCCCGCCCATTCGGAAAATGAAAATGAAAAAGCTTTTACGGAAGCTGCTGAGGAGTATTACAGGGATCAGACCCAGCCGCAGCCCCGTTCCCGCCGCCGCGGGCCCCGGCGCGATATCTTCTGA